In Pseudomonas sp. MYb327, one DNA window encodes the following:
- a CDS encoding transporter — protein MCKSKAAIGAIAAIALNSSTAIYASENGQTSYPIGVNTVLNGVLPAPGQTYYYDYFQVYHAGQFNDKNGDSSIPAFRAEVVVNASRIVHTWETPIGPFVAASGLVVPLVNVNNAIAGNHQHNTAQGDMILHTLFLGYTNEQHSVFGFFAPFDVLLPTGEYNKNSVANTGLNHYTWMPSWQNTWFPTANVEVSTGLTAEINAENHKTDYRSGNSATFDWMAGYSLNEKWQVGVQGYYSRQFTDDKINGSTVLDGFRGQSASIGPQVRYTISPGVAVALKWQHEFDVENRPEGDRVWFQFAFPI, from the coding sequence ATGTGCAAATCAAAGGCTGCAATCGGTGCGATTGCGGCAATAGCGCTTAATTCTTCGACTGCAATTTATGCGAGCGAAAATGGCCAAACCAGTTATCCGATCGGTGTTAACACAGTATTGAATGGCGTACTTCCAGCGCCGGGACAGACTTATTACTACGATTATTTTCAGGTTTATCATGCCGGGCAATTCAACGATAAGAATGGCGATAGCTCAATACCGGCTTTTCGGGCGGAAGTTGTCGTGAACGCTTCAAGGATTGTGCATACCTGGGAAACTCCCATCGGGCCGTTTGTGGCAGCCTCAGGTTTGGTTGTGCCTCTGGTCAATGTGAATAATGCCATTGCCGGTAATCATCAACATAACACCGCACAGGGTGACATGATCCTGCACACGCTGTTCTTGGGGTACACCAACGAACAACACAGTGTTTTTGGTTTTTTTGCGCCCTTTGATGTGCTGTTGCCTACCGGGGAATACAACAAGAATAGCGTCGCCAACACCGGGCTCAATCATTACACCTGGATGCCCAGCTGGCAGAACACCTGGTTTCCGACCGCCAATGTGGAGGTTTCTACCGGGCTGACTGCCGAGATTAACGCCGAAAACCACAAAACCGACTATCGGTCCGGTAATTCCGCCACCTTCGATTGGATGGCGGGCTATTCGCTCAATGAGAAATGGCAAGTGGGTGTGCAGGGCTATTACTCTAGGCAGTTTACGGATGACAAAATCAACGGCTCTACCGTGCTGGATGGATTCCGCGGGCAGAGCGCCTCAATTGGCCCGCAAGTACGCTACACAATAAGTCCGGGCGTTGCGGTGGCGTTGAAGTGGCAGCATGAGTTTGACGTAGAGAATCGTCCAGAGGGTGACCGGGTGTGGTTTCAGTTCGCGTTTCCGATTTGA
- the mdeB gene encoding alpha-ketoglutarate dehydrogenase, with protein MTANTRDLPVKTDNDIDKQETLEWLDALESIAGSAGGERVDFLLQRLEEHASHLGVRRAAHPYSQYQNSIGLDKQPAFPGDLAMEERITSIIRWNALAMVARANKAYGELGGHIASYASAAEIFEMGFNHFFQADNGDAKGDLVYFQPHSAPGVYARAFLEGHLEESQLASYRQEVDGGGLCSYPHPWLMPDFWQFPTGSMGIGPISSIYQARFLRYLEHRGIADTSKRHVWGVFGDGEMDEPESIAALSLAARENLDNLTFIVNCNLQRLDGPVRGNGQIIQELESLFKGAGWNVIKVVWGSDWDALFARDRNHVLLRRFAHTVDGQYQTLGANDGAYNMEHFFDLDPELQALVSHMTPQEIDGLRRGGHDFRKLYAAFAAAKQLKGQPTVILAKTKKGYGMGLAGESRNTSHVQKKLDVEALKAFRDRFAIPLDDAALEEMRFFKPAEDSAEMRYLHARRTELGGYLPRRQTRAEPLPVPALASYAQFALTPDDRETSTTTAVVRLFTNLLKDKQLGPKIVPIVADEARTFGMANLFRQIGIYSPAGQLYEPEDAGAMLYYKESRDGQLLEEGITEAGAISSWVAAATSYSVNGVTMLPFYIYYSMFGFQRIGDLIWAAADQRARGFLVGATAGRTTLSGEGLQHQDGTSQLIASTVPNCRAYDPAFASEVAVIIDHGSRRMLEEQHDEFYYLTVTNENYVQAPLTEIDHEAVIKGMRRFGQRGDERAAPAVRLLGSGSIAREVIAAAELLAEDWSVTSEIWSVTSFSELARDAREVERNALFGGQASEQSYVQQCLAGDTPVVAATDYVRGYAQLIAPYIQAPYTALGTDGFGRSDTRPSLRRFFEMDRQHIAVAALAAIDPQKAADARARYGIDVAHDAPWNC; from the coding sequence ATGACCGCCAACACCCGCGATCTGCCTGTGAAAACAGACAATGACATCGATAAACAGGAAACCCTCGAGTGGCTTGACGCGCTCGAAAGCATTGCCGGCAGCGCCGGCGGCGAACGCGTCGATTTTCTCCTGCAACGTCTGGAAGAACACGCCAGCCATTTGGGCGTGAGGCGCGCCGCTCATCCGTATTCGCAGTACCAGAACAGCATCGGTCTGGATAAACAACCGGCGTTTCCCGGTGATCTGGCGATGGAGGAGCGCATCACCTCGATCATTCGCTGGAACGCCTTGGCGATGGTTGCCCGTGCCAACAAGGCTTACGGTGAGTTGGGTGGCCATATCGCCAGCTATGCCTCGGCGGCTGAAATTTTCGAGATGGGCTTCAATCATTTTTTCCAGGCCGACAACGGCGACGCCAAAGGCGACCTGGTCTACTTTCAGCCGCACTCGGCGCCCGGTGTCTATGCCCGAGCGTTTCTTGAAGGTCATCTTGAAGAATCGCAGTTGGCCAGTTACCGCCAGGAAGTGGACGGAGGAGGGCTCTGCTCCTACCCGCATCCCTGGCTGATGCCGGACTTCTGGCAGTTCCCGACGGGCTCAATGGGTATCGGCCCGATCAGTTCGATCTACCAGGCGCGTTTCCTGCGCTACCTAGAGCATCGCGGTATCGCCGACACTTCCAAGCGCCACGTCTGGGGTGTTTTCGGCGACGGCGAGATGGACGAACCCGAATCCATTGCCGCACTGTCGCTTGCCGCGAGGGAAAACCTCGACAATTTGACCTTCATCGTCAACTGCAACCTGCAGCGCCTCGACGGTCCCGTGCGCGGCAACGGTCAGATCATTCAAGAGCTGGAATCGCTGTTCAAGGGCGCAGGCTGGAACGTCATCAAAGTGGTATGGGGTTCCGATTGGGACGCGCTGTTCGCTCGCGACCGCAATCACGTATTGCTGCGTCGCTTCGCCCACACCGTGGACGGTCAATACCAGACCCTGGGTGCCAACGACGGCGCTTACAACATGGAGCACTTCTTCGACCTCGATCCAGAGTTGCAGGCGCTGGTGTCGCACATGACGCCTCAGGAAATCGACGGACTGCGCCGCGGCGGCCACGACTTCCGCAAACTCTACGCAGCCTTTGCAGCCGCAAAACAACTCAAGGGCCAGCCTACGGTGATCCTCGCCAAGACCAAAAAAGGTTATGGCATGGGGCTGGCCGGCGAGTCGCGCAACACCTCCCACGTGCAGAAAAAGCTCGACGTCGAAGCGCTCAAGGCGTTCCGCGACCGCTTCGCGATTCCGCTGGACGACGCAGCGCTGGAAGAGATGCGCTTCTTTAAACCGGCCGAAGACAGCGCGGAAATGCGCTATTTGCATGCTCGCCGGACTGAGCTGGGTGGTTATCTGCCTCGTCGCCAAACGCGTGCAGAACCGCTGCCCGTACCTGCGCTGGCCAGTTATGCGCAGTTCGCCCTGACGCCGGACGATCGCGAAACCTCGACCACGACAGCGGTTGTTCGGCTGTTCACCAACCTGCTCAAGGACAAGCAACTGGGTCCAAAAATTGTGCCGATTGTTGCCGATGAGGCGCGCACCTTTGGCATGGCAAACCTGTTCCGGCAGATCGGCATCTATTCGCCAGCGGGCCAGTTGTACGAGCCGGAAGATGCCGGGGCGATGCTGTATTACAAAGAGTCCCGGGATGGCCAGCTTTTGGAGGAGGGCATCACCGAAGCGGGGGCGATCTCTTCCTGGGTGGCCGCTGCAACGTCCTATAGCGTCAACGGCGTCACCATGCTGCCGTTCTACATCTATTACTCGATGTTCGGTTTTCAACGTATCGGTGACCTGATCTGGGCTGCGGCGGATCAGCGTGCACGCGGCTTCCTGGTGGGCGCAACCGCGGGCCGTACCACCTTGTCCGGTGAAGGTTTGCAGCACCAGGACGGCACCAGCCAACTGATTGCTTCCACCGTGCCGAATTGCCGTGCCTATGACCCGGCGTTCGCCAGCGAAGTGGCCGTCATCATCGATCATGGCAGCCGACGGATGCTCGAAGAGCAACACGATGAGTTCTATTACCTGACGGTCACCAACGAAAACTATGTTCAGGCGCCACTGACTGAAATCGACCACGAGGCCGTGATCAAAGGCATGCGTCGTTTCGGCCAGCGCGGTGACGAGCGTGCAGCACCCGCAGTGCGACTGCTGGGCTCAGGCTCGATTGCACGCGAGGTGATCGCCGCCGCTGAACTGCTCGCCGAGGATTGGAGCGTCACCAGTGAAATCTGGAGTGTCACCAGTTTCTCCGAGTTGGCGCGTGACGCGCGGGAGGTCGAGCGCAACGCACTGTTCGGCGGGCAAGCAAGCGAACAGAGTTACGTCCAACAGTGCCTGGCGGGGGACACGCCGGTCGTGGCGGCCACTGACTATGTGCGCGGTTATGCGCAATTGATCGCTCCGTACATCCAGGCGCCTTACACCGCGCTGGGTACAGACGGCTTTGGCCGTAGCGACACGCGTCCTTCCCTTCGTCGCTTCTTTGAAATGGATCGCCAACACATCGCCGTCGCCGCGCTGGCTGCGATTGACCCGCAGAAAGCAGCTGATGCCCGTGCACGCTACGGCATCGATGTCGCCCATGACGCCCCCTGGAACTGCTGA
- a CDS encoding 2-oxo acid dehydrogenase subunit E2, which yields MQQLMVPDIGDFQDLPVIEVLIKPGDKVTVEQALITLESDKAVMDVPSTRDCTIREVLIKPGDCVSKGSVIAHVDFADSAVVSPQVSPTAVEAAAPVPAAISAAVAVEPAPARSTTQAEAPEVEKTRTASMALAGPAVRKFARELGVDLDEVKASCPSGRIQRDDVKAFVKAQRASLLPTNGSGSGLNLLPWPDVDFAKFGPIERRQASRIKRLSAANLHRNWVSIPHVTNHSQSDITDLEALRVQINQEAKAGDAKITLLAFLIKASVAALQRFTQFNVSLEGDDIVQKQYFHIGFAADTPNGLVVPVIRDADRKGIAAIAAEMAELSRLAREGKLSGDQMRGGCFTVSSLGGIGGGHFTPIINAPEVAILGVGKASMQPTWDGSSFQPRLQLPLSLSWDHRAVDGAEAGRFLAHLVSLLADFRRVSI from the coding sequence ATGCAACAACTCATGGTTCCCGACATTGGCGACTTCCAGGACCTGCCCGTGATCGAAGTGCTGATCAAACCGGGAGACAAGGTCACGGTTGAGCAGGCATTGATTACCCTTGAGTCCGACAAGGCAGTGATGGATGTCCCGAGCACTCGCGATTGCACGATTCGTGAGGTGCTGATCAAACCGGGCGATTGCGTTTCTAAAGGCAGCGTGATCGCGCATGTTGATTTCGCCGATTCCGCGGTGGTTTCTCCGCAGGTATCTCCCACTGCAGTGGAAGCAGCCGCGCCGGTTCCTGCGGCCATTTCCGCAGCTGTCGCGGTGGAGCCAGCGCCGGCCCGGAGCACGACTCAAGCAGAAGCACCCGAAGTCGAAAAAACTCGCACGGCTTCTATGGCCCTGGCGGGTCCCGCCGTCCGTAAGTTCGCTCGCGAACTGGGTGTTGATCTGGATGAAGTGAAGGCCAGTTGCCCCAGCGGACGCATTCAGCGTGATGACGTAAAGGCATTTGTGAAAGCGCAACGCGCCAGTCTCCTGCCCACGAACGGGTCGGGTTCCGGCCTCAATCTGTTGCCGTGGCCGGATGTCGACTTCGCCAAGTTCGGGCCGATCGAGCGTCGTCAAGCATCGCGGATCAAGCGCCTCTCAGCAGCCAACCTGCATCGCAACTGGGTGAGCATTCCGCACGTCACCAACCACAGCCAGAGCGATATCACTGACCTCGAAGCATTGCGCGTTCAGATCAATCAAGAGGCGAAGGCTGGAGACGCCAAGATCACCTTGCTGGCGTTTCTGATCAAGGCGAGCGTTGCTGCATTGCAACGGTTTACGCAGTTCAACGTCAGCCTTGAGGGTGACGACATCGTGCAGAAACAGTACTTCCACATCGGCTTCGCCGCCGACACGCCTAACGGTCTGGTGGTACCGGTGATTCGCGATGCCGATCGCAAGGGCATCGCAGCGATCGCCGCTGAAATGGCCGAGCTCTCGCGTCTGGCCCGTGAAGGCAAGCTGTCGGGAGACCAGATGCGTGGCGGCTGCTTCACGGTGTCTTCGCTGGGTGGCATCGGTGGAGGGCACTTCACCCCAATTATCAATGCGCCTGAGGTGGCGATTCTCGGTGTCGGTAAAGCTTCGATGCAACCGACGTGGGACGGCTCGTCGTTCCAGCCGCGACTGCAATTGCCGCTGTCGCTTTCATGGGATCACCGCGCAGTGGACGGAGCCGAGGCCGGCAGGTTCCTCGCCCACCTGGTGAGTTTGCTGGCGGACTTCCGTCGTGTCTCGATCTGA
- a CDS encoding alpha/beta hydrolase, with product MKNTRKNTAHLDYIFHGLGIPLSAQGRMPEADNHKRPLIIAIHGGTYSSSYFDIEGYSLLDRAQAQCLPIIAIDRPGYGHSTDFASAAPSIIHHAQILESAIDEIWRNYKHQVCGVVLIGHSIGGAVCIAIAARQPSWPLLGIAVSGVGLDPVPESKDKWNEIPPTQTFVNIPMEAMNGFFFGPEATYDSNVMPQASYSAGAPAPRSELIDISFGWPKMVGKLAANVTVPVHYRQPEFEKLWPVSEDLVNQFSNAFSNSPEVDAALVLGAGHCIDFHRVGEQFQLEQLSFAKRCAERV from the coding sequence ATGAAAAACACCAGGAAAAACACTGCTCATCTGGACTACATCTTCCACGGATTGGGCATCCCGTTGTCGGCACAGGGAAGGATGCCCGAAGCCGACAACCACAAACGGCCGCTGATCATCGCCATTCATGGTGGGACGTACTCCTCGAGCTATTTTGATATCGAAGGATATTCCTTACTGGATAGAGCACAGGCTCAATGCCTGCCCATTATTGCCATCGACCGCCCAGGCTACGGTCATAGCACTGACTTCGCCTCAGCAGCCCCGAGCATCATTCACCACGCGCAAATCCTTGAGTCCGCCATTGATGAAATCTGGCGCAATTACAAGCATCAGGTCTGCGGTGTGGTGCTTATCGGGCATTCCATTGGTGGCGCGGTCTGTATTGCTATCGCGGCACGCCAACCGTCCTGGCCACTGCTGGGCATTGCGGTGTCCGGTGTCGGCCTGGACCCGGTGCCGGAGTCCAAAGACAAATGGAACGAGATTCCGCCAACACAGACATTCGTCAACATTCCAATGGAGGCCATGAACGGCTTTTTCTTCGGTCCTGAGGCCACCTACGACAGCAACGTGATGCCCCAGGCAAGTTACAGCGCAGGGGCACCGGCACCGCGTAGCGAACTGATCGACATCAGCTTCGGATGGCCGAAAATGGTGGGGAAACTCGCGGCCAACGTCACGGTACCCGTGCACTATCGGCAACCGGAATTTGAAAAACTGTGGCCGGTCTCAGAAGATCTGGTCAACCAATTTTCCAACGCGTTCAGCAACAGCCCCGAGGTAGATGCCGCGCTGGTGTTGGGCGCCGGTCATTGCATTGACTTTCACCGGGTAGGTGAGCAATTCCAACTCGAGCAACTGTCCTTCGCCAAGCGCTGCGCCGAACGCGTTTAA
- a CDS encoding ATP-binding cassette domain-containing protein, which translates to MIEFHKVTAYQQQTRVLDQLSLKIGPQERVAILGPNGAGKSTLLKLINRELYPVAQEGSYLKLFGSESLNLWQLRNRIGFVSQDLQEDYTPYTSALYVVVSGFFGAIGHHDHLQPTELQLEQARAMMASLGISQDESCMFQRLSTGQKRRLLLARALVHHPEALIFDEPANGLDMGASLAMLTLLRSFCSEGRSLLITTHHVDEIIPEIERVVLIKQGQIVADGAKSELLTSAHLSDLYQTPLHISEKNGWYRCWHD; encoded by the coding sequence ATGATCGAATTCCATAAAGTCACCGCGTATCAGCAACAGACACGAGTGCTCGACCAGCTGTCATTGAAGATCGGGCCGCAGGAGCGCGTTGCCATTCTCGGCCCTAACGGCGCGGGTAAAAGCACCCTGCTCAAGCTGATCAACAGGGAACTTTACCCGGTGGCTCAGGAAGGCAGTTATCTGAAGCTGTTCGGCAGCGAGAGCCTTAATCTATGGCAGCTGAGGAACAGGATCGGCTTCGTGTCACAGGACCTGCAAGAGGATTACACGCCTTATACCAGCGCATTGTACGTTGTGGTTTCCGGCTTTTTTGGCGCCATCGGCCACCACGATCACCTGCAACCGACCGAGCTCCAGCTCGAGCAGGCACGCGCCATGATGGCCAGCCTGGGAATTTCGCAGGATGAATCCTGCATGTTCCAGCGCCTTTCCACCGGCCAGAAAAGACGCCTGTTGCTGGCCCGAGCGCTGGTGCATCATCCCGAGGCGCTGATTTTCGATGAGCCGGCCAATGGGCTCGACATGGGTGCCAGCCTGGCCATGCTGACGCTGCTGCGCAGTTTCTGCAGTGAAGGCCGGTCGTTGCTCATCACCACCCACCACGTCGACGAGATCATTCCGGAAATCGAGCGCGTGGTATTGATCAAGCAAGGCCAGATAGTGGCCGACGGTGCCAAATCCGAACTATTGACCAGCGCACACCTTTCGGACCTCTACCAGACTCCACTGCACATCAGCGAAAAAAACGGCTGGTATCGGTGCTGGCACGATTAA
- a CDS encoding VOC family protein — protein MTALQREDSITSTNERIVPFKMAHVVFQCTDRQKMVDWYRQLFQAELVFEDQVLTFLAYDDEHHRLAFFNSPHLPGKTIDIAGLHHIAYSYRVIGELLSTYERLKPLGILPVWTINHGPTTSLYYSDPEGNNIELQVDNYPDHNDAAAFFHTQAFADNPIGVEFDADALVALWREGASDAQLCALGTCATGQSLGPQKR, from the coding sequence ATGACTGCATTGCAACGCGAAGACAGCATCACCTCCACGAATGAGCGGATCGTCCCATTCAAAATGGCCCACGTGGTCTTTCAATGCACTGACCGCCAGAAGATGGTCGATTGGTACCGTCAGTTGTTCCAGGCGGAACTGGTGTTCGAGGATCAAGTGCTGACCTTCCTCGCCTACGACGATGAGCATCACCGCCTGGCTTTTTTCAATAGCCCGCACTTGCCCGGCAAGACTATCGATATCGCCGGGTTACACCACATTGCCTACAGCTATCGCGTGATTGGCGAACTGCTCAGCACGTACGAGCGGCTCAAACCCTTGGGCATTCTGCCGGTCTGGACCATCAACCATGGGCCAACCACCTCGCTGTATTACAGCGATCCGGAAGGCAACAACATTGAGCTGCAAGTCGACAACTACCCCGATCACAACGATGCGGCCGCGTTCTTCCATACCCAGGCGTTCGCCGATAACCCCATCGGCGTCGAGTTCGATGCCGATGCCCTCGTCGCGCTGTGGCGCGAAGGTGCCAGCGACGCGCAGCTTTGCGCGCTCGGCACTTGCGCTACCGGTCAATCGCTGGGCCCCCAGAAGAGGTAA
- a CDS encoding fumarylacetoacetate hydrolase family protein: MKLCSFQIGNNAPAIGLVVGNSVIPVADYLKSAPKTMIELISAWEEWRESLQQLTNSGAASIALDQVTLLAPVPRPGKILGIGLNYADHVEESGMEMPADQLWFAKMPTSANGPYAPLDLPKVSEALDYEAEMVFIVGKRCRHLTEQTAKQAIFGYSVGNDVSVRDWQLRTSQFVLGKSFDTHAPFGPWIVTADEIEDPHQLGIRCFVNDEKRQDSNTHQLIFDCYQQIEHLSKVMTLEPGDVIFSGTPGGVGVGFKPPRFLRAGDRVRVEIDEIGSIENIVHHEPSA, encoded by the coding sequence ATGAAACTGTGTAGTTTTCAAATCGGCAATAACGCGCCGGCGATCGGATTGGTTGTGGGCAATAGCGTCATTCCTGTCGCGGATTACCTGAAATCGGCGCCGAAGACGATGATCGAACTGATCTCCGCTTGGGAAGAATGGCGCGAGTCATTACAGCAACTGACAAACAGCGGTGCGGCGAGCATTGCGCTTGACCAGGTTACGCTGCTGGCGCCGGTCCCTCGGCCCGGGAAGATTCTCGGTATCGGCCTGAACTACGCCGACCATGTCGAGGAATCCGGTATGGAGATGCCGGCTGATCAATTGTGGTTTGCCAAGATGCCAACAAGTGCCAACGGACCCTACGCGCCGCTGGATCTGCCGAAAGTCTCCGAAGCACTCGATTACGAAGCCGAGATGGTCTTCATTGTGGGCAAGCGCTGCCGTCACCTGACGGAGCAAACCGCGAAGCAAGCGATCTTCGGCTATAGCGTGGGCAACGATGTCAGTGTTCGTGACTGGCAACTGCGTACTTCGCAATTTGTCCTGGGCAAGTCATTCGATACCCACGCGCCGTTCGGCCCCTGGATCGTGACCGCCGATGAGATCGAAGATCCTCATCAACTGGGTATTCGCTGCTTCGTCAATGACGAGAAGCGCCAGGACTCGAACACCCACCAGTTGATTTTCGATTGCTACCAGCAGATCGAGCATCTTTCGAAGGTCATGACGCTTGAGCCGGGCGATGTAATTTTCTCGGGTACGCCAGGGGGTGTCGGTGTTGGCTTCAAGCCGCCGCGTTTTTTGCGTGCGGGAGACCGGGTACGAGTAGAGATCGACGAGATCGGCAGCATCGAAAACATCGTGCACCACGAACCATCAGCCTAA
- a CDS encoding LysR substrate-binding domain-containing protein yields the protein MRQLRYFLAVAEEGHFGRAAQRLHIVQSALSMQIKAFEEELGGQLFLRTSRRVELTEAGVQLQIEAQRILDQAAHAQRLVQRTLRGEMGTVRIGFAGNAVFSGRLMADVRAFRRAYPDAEVILRELAPHLQVEAIQNGQLDLGYAPSHGQQALDDALLFERIGTWPLVVAMPQDHPLANQNPLCVPMLRAESLIVYAAHGADEHMLAALRKALGSEPKVQRTTSTLSVLALVASGMGVALVPTPLMQVSIPGLIYRTFDDVEPQADLLLISRVNETSGAVQAFLKVAHQEDAASTALCASVGERPT from the coding sequence ATGCGTCAATTACGTTATTTTCTCGCTGTGGCGGAAGAGGGCCATTTCGGTCGAGCCGCTCAACGTTTGCACATCGTTCAGTCCGCGCTCAGCATGCAGATCAAGGCTTTTGAAGAGGAACTGGGTGGTCAGCTCTTCCTGCGAACAAGCCGTCGAGTGGAGCTCACAGAGGCCGGGGTGCAGCTGCAAATCGAGGCGCAGCGCATACTTGATCAGGCTGCGCATGCCCAGCGCCTGGTGCAACGTACGCTGCGTGGCGAGATGGGCACGGTGCGTATCGGTTTTGCCGGCAATGCCGTATTCAGTGGTCGGCTGATGGCAGATGTACGGGCATTTCGTCGCGCTTATCCCGATGCGGAAGTCATTCTGCGAGAACTGGCGCCGCACCTGCAGGTTGAAGCCATCCAGAACGGACAACTCGATTTGGGGTACGCACCCAGCCATGGGCAACAAGCTCTGGACGATGCCTTGTTGTTCGAACGAATCGGCACCTGGCCCTTGGTCGTCGCAATGCCACAAGATCATCCCCTAGCCAACCAGAACCCCCTGTGTGTGCCGATGCTCCGCGCCGAATCACTGATTGTTTACGCTGCACATGGCGCGGACGAACATATGCTCGCTGCGCTGCGCAAAGCGTTGGGCAGCGAGCCCAAGGTTCAGCGCACCACCAGCACCTTGAGCGTACTGGCGCTGGTGGCCTCCGGCATGGGCGTAGCGCTGGTGCCGACCCCGCTGATGCAAGTCTCGATTCCCGGCCTGATTTATCGCACCTTTGATGACGTTGAACCCCAAGCCGATCTATTGCTGATCAGCCGCGTCAACGAAACCAGTGGCGCGGTACAAGCGTTCCTCAAGGTTGCACATCAAGAAGACGCGGCCTCCACGGCGCTGTGTGCTTCAGTGGGCGAACGCCCGACTTAA
- a CDS encoding nuclear transport factor 2 family protein, with translation MSNQQAVDAIINRENLRCRALVEGDLVQLSDLVDDQLVHIHATGQTDDKAAYLKLVREGITFLRVERKNLDVRVYGELAVATGRLVQDIELRSSGERREMDVVTTQVWSCLHGIWRQVSFQATNL, from the coding sequence ATGAGTAATCAGCAGGCCGTTGACGCAATTATCAACCGTGAGAACTTGCGGTGCCGCGCATTAGTAGAGGGCGACCTGGTTCAATTGAGTGATCTGGTTGACGATCAATTGGTACACATCCACGCCACCGGCCAAACCGACGATAAAGCCGCCTACCTCAAGTTGGTTCGCGAGGGGATAACGTTTTTACGGGTCGAGCGCAAGAACCTTGACGTGCGTGTTTATGGCGAACTTGCCGTCGCCACGGGCAGGTTGGTGCAGGACATTGAGTTGCGCAGCAGCGGCGAGCGGCGGGAAATGGATGTTGTCACGACACAAGTGTGGTCATGCCTTCATGGCATCTGGCGCCAGGTGAGTTTTCAGGCGACCAATCTTTAA
- a CDS encoding nuclear transport factor 2 family protein: protein MSTYLEDRLQITDLITGWIHRDLGQWDELARLAHPDGVIEITWFEGPFAEFVEGSKRMGKSDLRTKHLIGTPVVSLNGNKAIVETNAVIVGENVRLGLGCSVHNRFYDLAEKREGQWKLVKRQSIYDMGSFTFPQGLVEIDREVVSRYPREYAPLAYLLEKSGFLLNRLFATRGSELEQAMRKQAADWLNAA, encoded by the coding sequence ATGTCGACTTATCTGGAAGACCGCCTGCAAATTACCGACTTGATCACTGGCTGGATTCATCGCGATCTGGGGCAATGGGACGAACTGGCCAGGCTGGCCCATCCTGATGGCGTGATCGAAATCACCTGGTTTGAAGGGCCATTCGCAGAGTTCGTTGAAGGCTCAAAGCGTATGGGCAAATCCGACCTGCGCACCAAGCACCTGATTGGCACACCTGTGGTGAGCCTCAACGGCAATAAGGCCATCGTCGAAACCAACGCGGTGATTGTCGGCGAAAACGTTCGCCTGGGCCTGGGGTGCAGCGTGCACAACCGGTTCTATGACCTTGCCGAAAAGCGCGAGGGGCAATGGAAACTGGTCAAGCGCCAGAGCATCTACGACATGGGCAGCTTCACGTTTCCACAGGGGCTGGTGGAGATCGACCGTGAAGTCGTGTCGCGTTACCCACGCGAATACGCGCCACTGGCCTATCTGCTGGAAAAAAGCGGCTTCCTGCTTAACCGTTTGTTTGCCACTCGCGGCAGCGAGCTTGAGCAGGCCATGCGCAAACAGGCCGCCGATTGGCTGAACGCAGCGTGA